A genomic region of Capra hircus breed San Clemente chromosome 19, ASM170441v1, whole genome shotgun sequence contains the following coding sequences:
- the UBALD2 gene encoding UBA-like domain-containing protein 2 isoform X2 codes for MSVNMDELRHQVMINQFVLAAGCAADQAKQLLQAAHWQFETALSTFFQETNIPNGHHHHQMMCTPSNTPATPPNFPDALAMFSKLRTSEGLQSSNSPMTAVACSPPANFSPFWASSPPSHQAAWIPPSSPTAHSFHHLHHPQPTWPPGAQQGSTQQKAMAAMDGQR; via the exons ATGTCGGTGAACATGGATGAGCTGCGGCACCAGGTCATGATCAACCAGTTCGTGCTGGCCGCGGGCTGCGCGGCCGACCAGGCGAAGCAGCTGCTGCAGGCGGCCCACTGGCAGTTCGAG ACCGCCCTGAGCACGTTTTTCCAAGAAACCAACATTCCCAacggccaccaccaccaccagatg ATGTGTACCCCCAGCAACACACCTGCCACACCGCCCAACTTCCCTGACGCGCTGGCCATGTTCTCAAAGCTTCGCACCTCCGAGGGCCTGCAGAGCAGCAACAGCCCCATGACTGCCGTGGCCTGCTCACCCCCTGCAAACTTCAGCCCCTTCTGGGCCTCGTCCCCGCCCAGCCACCAGGCCGCCTGGATCCCGCCCTCCTCCCCCACGGCCCACAgcttccaccacctccaccacccacAGCCCACGTGGCCCCCCGGAGCACAGCAGGGGAGCACGCAGCAGAAAGCCATGGCGGCGATGGACGGCCagagatga
- the UBALD2 gene encoding UBA-like domain-containing protein 2 isoform X1: MSVNMDELRHQVMINQFVLAAGCAADQAKQLLQAAHWQFETALSTFFQETNIPNGHHHHQMQMCTPSNTPATPPNFPDALAMFSKLRTSEGLQSSNSPMTAVACSPPANFSPFWASSPPSHQAAWIPPSSPTAHSFHHLHHPQPTWPPGAQQGSTQQKAMAAMDGQR, translated from the exons ATGTCGGTGAACATGGATGAGCTGCGGCACCAGGTCATGATCAACCAGTTCGTGCTGGCCGCGGGCTGCGCGGCCGACCAGGCGAAGCAGCTGCTGCAGGCGGCCCACTGGCAGTTCGAG ACCGCCCTGAGCACGTTTTTCCAAGAAACCAACATTCCCAacggccaccaccaccaccagatg CAGATGTGTACCCCCAGCAACACACCTGCCACACCGCCCAACTTCCCTGACGCGCTGGCCATGTTCTCAAAGCTTCGCACCTCCGAGGGCCTGCAGAGCAGCAACAGCCCCATGACTGCCGTGGCCTGCTCACCCCCTGCAAACTTCAGCCCCTTCTGGGCCTCGTCCCCGCCCAGCCACCAGGCCGCCTGGATCCCGCCCTCCTCCCCCACGGCCCACAgcttccaccacctccaccacccacAGCCCACGTGGCCCCCCGGAGCACAGCAGGGGAGCACGCAGCAGAAAGCCATGGCGGCGATGGACGGCCagagatga